The Methanobrevibacter millerae genome includes the window CGTTTGCTTTTACACCTCTTAATGCATAACCTGCACCTTCGAGTTTTTGTGGAATGTCTAACATTGTTGCAATGTTAGATCCTTTGTAATCTACAGATTGAGGATATCTACCTAATACTGCAGCTTTTACGAAGTTTGCGTCGTAAATACTTACATCACATACATCGATAACAGATTGTACTAATGCAGTTGCGGTTGCTAAAGGAGCAACAGAGTATTCAGCAGCAACGTCAATTCTTTGAGTTGGTACTTGTACTAATAACCTTTTTCCTCCGGAAATTGGTTCTACAGTAGTGTCGTCACCTTCAGAAATTTGAATCATTTCTTTCATTTTTTCTGCGATTGCGCCTGAATTAGCTACAATATCGAGATCTAATTCTCTACCTAAGATTCTAGATTTGTCTCCACCAACAGCACCGGTTTTAACGGATTTTTCAAGTCCTTCTAAGTTTACTGCAACAGTTCTTTTAACACCTTTTACGATGTTTTGAATTGCAGGGTTTCTGAGTGGACTTATAGCTTCGATTGGTACGTCAGATGCAATTTCATTGCCTCTATCATCGAATAAATCGATTTTATCATCAAACTTTGCCATTTTTTCCCTCCTAAATAAATAGAGTTTAACTAATATACCACTCTCAATGGTTACAATTTTTCACCAAATTGAGTAAAGCTACAAAGCAAGTTTTTGCAAATAGCCAGCCATATGGTATACAAATTTATCTTTAATTAAGATATAATATAAAGATTACCCTCAGAAATTTTTAGAAAAGTTTATAAAGAATAATATCACAAAAGCGATTTAAGAAAAAAGAGATGAAAAGTAATACTTTTAAAAATTAATTTAATTTAGTTAAAATAAATATAAATAATAAATTTAAATTAATTTAATTAAAAATTAAGTATAATAATTTAAATTTAATTATAAATAATAAATTATAAGATTTAGGATAAACTAATAAATTTAAAAAATTAATACTTTTATTAATGTTTGTAATAAATAATACTTTTTTTAATACTTTTTCAAGACAAATCTATTTATATAATACAAAACACAAAATTTAAGATTATGCATGTAGTAGCAGATGTTGGAGGAATACCTGGAAAAGATTGTAACGGTTTTTGCAAATACTGTTACTTCAGGAAGGTAAAGGAAATTAAAGTTTTTGGCTGTGCACACTGTCTTCCAAATAAAGTCGGTTGTGAAAGATGTTCCAAAGGCGTAGCTGACTCCCAAAGTGAATTCAAAAGTCCCTTTGAAGTATTCAGCAATGTTCAAAACACAATAATGATGAATATGGGAATGGGTGAAGTAATAGCCGATATCAGCGGAGGCGGAGACATAAGCTGTTATCCACATTTAGAATCATTGACTGCGCAATTCAACCAATTTTCAATAAAGTCACACTTGGGATATAGCTGCGGCAAAGGAATTAGTGATAGAGAGATAGCTTCCAGACTGATAAATAATGGTGTTGAAGAGGCTACATTCACAGTATTTTCAACAGATCCGAAACTTAGACAGCAATGGGTTAGGGACAAACATCCCGAAGAGGCACTTAATGCATGCAGAATATTTTGTGAGAACATTAAACTGACTGGTGCTAGCGTAATCATACCCGGCGTTAATGATGGAGACGTGTTAAGACAGACGTGTGATGATTTGGAAAGCTGGGGTGCAAAAGGATTCATATTAATGAGATTTGCAAATACATTTAACGAAGGATTGATACTTGGAAATGAACCTATCCTAAAAGACCACGAATCCCAACCGGTAGAGGAATTTGGCCAACTAGTCAAAGATTTAAATAATGAATACAACTTCAGAATTACGGGAACACCACTATGCGATCCGGAAACCGGCGGACCATTTGCAATAGCTAAAGATGAAAATCAGATATTTTTACAGTTCATCAAACCGGTCACAGGTGAAGCAACAATAATCACCTCAAAAATAGCTGCACCATATATACAAAACATCTTCGATAAGCTTGAAGTTGAAAGTGTAAATGTAGTGGCTGTCGAAAAGGAAATAGCATGCCTCATCACCAAAGAAGATTTGGAAACACTTGATTTGAGTGAGATAAAAGATGCGGTTATACTTCCAGGCAGATCATTTGTTCACCAGCTTGACGCTGAAAGAATTTTAAGTGCTGATGGAATAGAACGCATTGTCGGACGTGGCCCTGATACATTAACTGTAGATGGAGAACTAAGCATTGACCTAACCGACGAAAATGTTATAGAACGAGAACTGGAAGACTTTAATGACTTGGTGGATGCGATTAATTTCTTCGGAATGAGAAGACTTTAAAAAAGAAATTAGTTTGAGTCCTCAATAAGAGAACTTTCACTATTAATCTTTACTAAAATGTAATCATACATTTTAGACTTTTTAATTTCTGCAATTTCAGATAACTTTTTACCGTCAATGACAATATTTTCAATCAGTTCATGGTATTTATCATAATTGATTTTTACACGTACACCATCAAGCTGAGTAGTTACCGGTGCAGGAGAGATTACATCCTTTATTTCAGGAATTTGATTTTCAATTGCATTTTTAACAACAATTGAAGGTACTAATGGCGGATCAAGATTCATTTCACGTTTTTTATTATTTAGAATTTCTTCAATTGTTTCAACCAAAGTATCCAATGCTCTGATATCAGGTCCTCTTCTTAATCTCCTAGGAATTCTTCCAAGACCGCCAACATAAGCATCAGCTCCAGGAAGTTCTTCTATTGGAATATCAGGTGCTCCAGTTACAATTACTGGAATGTTAATATCATCATATAAAAATGCTTTAGTTTTGATGCATGTCTCAAAACTTCCAAGTGCAAATACAGCAATGTCATGTTCTTCAATCAATTGTTTTTCCTCTTCAGAAATACCTGAAGTTCCCTTACCATCACCCCTAGCAAGACCAATCATATTATCTTTTGCACCATATTCACGCAAATATTCAGAAATGTCACATGCCGCATGAGGCAAATGATGTCTTGCAAGTGTAGGAGAAACAATAGCTATTTCAGAACCAGCCATAGGGGCTACACTAAGTTTTGCCAATAACTCTTCAGATTTCTCTTCTATCTTATTTACATCATTTAATGGAACGGCCATATTCAATACCAATTCCATTTGCATAATATTGTCTTGAAGAATGAATCCGCCCAAATCTTCAATCAATTCCTTGATTTCTTCACTTTTGTGAACTCCACCAGTAAATGTTAATGTTTCATACATTTTAATACTCTCACATAAAGTCTATAGTAATATTAATTTTTTAAATTTAATCTATATTAACTTTTCCAAAATGGAATACCGAGCTTCGATTCTTTCAAAAGGGTTTTTGGATACGACAGTGTGTGATGGAATTTCAACCAGTTGGGAGGTCTCATCTTTCACTTTATCTGCCAAATAATCAGGATAGATTACATAATCATAATTTTTTGAAGTTATTTCAAAACCAATGTTTAAAACCATATCCTTTAAAAAATTGGAATATACCTTTACTTTAACATGTGAATTTTCATGATTTTCCAAATACTTCACACAAAGATTATAGTTCTTAAAAAATTCTAAAATTTCCGCATCAGACAATTCATTTTTTAATTTGGAAACTTCTTTAATACTTTCAAATAACTGTGAAGGAGTATTTAACTTGATGGCCAATGAATTCATTTCAACTTTGCTTTCAGACAGTAAAATCGCCAAATCCCCATCTTCCAAATCAGGATTTTTATTGACTTTATAATCATTTATACCCGCAAGCATTACAACCTCTTCACACATTGGTGTTGTGACAATTCTCATAGTATAATATTATATAAAGCACATTAATATATAGTAAACTATGAAAGTAACACTAAGTTTTGAGGAAAGTATAAGCAGAGATGTTTCAATAATGATTGATGTTTTGCGTGCAAGTACCACCATAACTACTGCTTTAGATAAATTTAATCAAATCATCCCTTGTTTTACCCCAGAAGATGCATTTAAACTTAAAAAAGAAACAGGAGGAGTTATTGCAGGCGAACGTAAAGGAGCCAAAGTTGAAGGTTTCGATATTGGAAATTCACCAAATGCAATCTTAAACTTTAAAAGTGACTCAAAAATATTGATATTGACCACAAGCAACGGCACCAGAATACTTGAAAATATGAATTCCCAAGTATTGATAGGATGCTTGAATAATGCCGAAGCTGTGGCCGAGGCAAGTATCAAATTAGCAAAAGATCATATCGACCTGGTCATGGCAGGAGTTTGGGGAAAATTTGCAATTGAAGATTATTTGGCTGCAGGAGAGATAATTCACCAAATATCAAAAAAATGCAGTGACTGCGAAATAGATGAATATGCAAAATCCGCCATATTGGCAAGCAGGAATCCTAATCTGGTTAGAGATGCATTTTTTGATTCAACATCAGGACACAAGCTGAAAAATCTTGGATATGAAAATGACATAAGCTATGCATTATGCCAAAATTCAACTAAAAATGTTGGGTTATATAAGGGTAATAGTATAAATAAGATTAAGTTTAAATAATTGTAATTGATAAATTACATTTATATTTAATTTTTTAAGAGTGTTATATTAATGAGACGTGAATGTTTAACAATTATTGGTACGGCCCACGTATCTGCTGAAAGTGTTGAAGAAGTAAAAGATAAGATTTATGAGATTCAACCGGACAGAGTGGCAATTGAACTTGATTTAGCAAGATATACCAAGCTTAAAAACTCAATGATGGGAATAGAAGAAGACGACAGTATTTCAGTTACAAAAATAATTAAAGAAAACAAAGTGGGATTATTTTTAGTGACAACAGTGCTTAGTTATTTCCAATCAAAAATAGGTGAGGAAGTGGACGTTGCCCCAGGTTCAGAAATGGTTGGTGCAATTGAAGCCGCAGAGGATTTAGGAATACCACTAGCTTTGATTGACCGTAATATCAATACAACATTGGAACGTGCATTAAATAGAATGTCTTTTATTGATAAAATTAAATTTTTAATTGGATTGTTGACTACAGATACCGATGATGAAGAAATCGATATTGAAGAGTTAAAAAATCCCGATAAACTTGATGATTTGCTTGAAATGTTTAAAGATGAAGCACCAGGAATATATGAAGTATTAGTTCATGAAAGGGATGCTTATCTCGCAGGAAGCCTTTTGAGAATCCCTGAAGATAAAGTAGTGGCTGTTGTAGGTGCAGGCCATCAGCCAGGTATTAACAGATACCTTGACAATCCTGAAACAATACCACCACTTGAAGAACTGAATAAAATAATAGATAAAAAAGGAATCCCATGGACAAAAATAATACTTGCGCTAATACCAATTTTGTTTGTTGTGATATTTTTTCTGGCATTTCTTAATGGGATAAATATTACGTATAATATTTACCAATTTATTGGAATTAGTATGCTTATGGGATTTTTAGGTTCAATATTATCCGGATCAAAAATCCAGTCAGCAATTGTCGGAGGATTGGTTGCTCCATTAACTATTATCCACCCGCTTCTTGCAGCAGGATGGTTTTCAGGATTGACTGAAGCAAAATACAGAAAAGTAAGGCAAAGAGACATTAAGAATTTAGCACACTTTGATGGTTTCAGAGATTTATGGAACAATAATATTTTTAGAGTTTTGCTTGTTGTTATTGGAACAAACCTTGCAGTCAGTATAGCAACATTGGTTATTTTGCCATCACAAGTATTCATTCCACTATTTATGCAGATATTCGGTGGATAATCTCCATAAATTTTCAATTTTTTTAACTAAATTATAATTTAATAAAAAGTTTTTTATACTTATAAAAATAATCATTATATACTAAATTTTAAGGAATAATAATATGTATTATATATTTCGTTGTGACTGTGGAAGAGTTTTATATGCAAAGGAAGGTGTTGCGACCAGAAAATGTGTATGTGGAAAAACACTAAAAGTTAAAGGTCGAAGAATATTTAAAAAAGTAGAAACAAGAGAAGAAGCTTCCTATGCAGTCCAGAAAATGCAGGACGAAATATATGGAAACACTGGTTTTATTAAAGCCAGTGATTTATAATTTAAGGTCTGTTAAAAATGGCTGGAACAATATTAGAAATAGTAATAATTTTAATTTTAATAATACTTACAGGATATTTATCAATGGCAGAGCTTGCTGTTGTGTCGGTTAGAAAAGCAAAAATGCAAAAATACATCGATGAAGGTAATGAAAATGCACAAATAGTTTTGGATTTGCTCGAAGATCCGAATGAATTTTTATCAACTGTTCAAATTGGAATTTCACTCATTGGTGTATTAACTGGGGCTTTTGGTGGAGTAACACTTGCCGAACCTTTAGCCAAACTTATTTCATTTGTACCATACAACGGACCGATAAGTGTTATAATCGTCGTAGTGGTTACAACATATTTGACATTGGTTGTTGGAGAAATTGTACCTAAAGTAATTGCTTTAAATAATCCTGAAAGAGTTTCTCTCAAAGTTGCAAAAAGTATGATTATTCTCTCTAAAATATCAAAGCCAGTTAGTTTTATTCTTGCAAAATCAAGCAGTTTTCTTTTATGGTTAATGAGAATTGAAAATAGAAATGATGATACCGTTACAGAAGAAGAAATCGAATTAATGATTAAAGAAGGAAGAGAAGATGGAACCATTGAACAAGAGGAAGAAGATATCATTAAAAGGGTTTTCAAACTTGAT containing:
- the comB gene encoding 2-phosphosulfolactate phosphatase, with translation MKVTLSFEESISRDVSIMIDVLRASTTITTALDKFNQIIPCFTPEDAFKLKKETGGVIAGERKGAKVEGFDIGNSPNAILNFKSDSKILILTTSNGTRILENMNSQVLIGCLNNAEAVAEASIKLAKDHIDLVMAGVWGKFAIEDYLAAGEIIHQISKKCSDCEIDEYAKSAILASRNPNLVRDAFFDSTSGHKLKNLGYENDISYALCQNSTKNVGLYKGNSINKIKFK
- the mmp10 gene encoding methyl coenzyme M reductase-arginine methyltransferase Mmp10 (Mmp10 (methanogenesis marker protein 10) is a cobalamin-requiring radical SAM methyltransferase that creates the methylarginine modification to methyl coenzyme M reductase.), which codes for MHVVADVGGIPGKDCNGFCKYCYFRKVKEIKVFGCAHCLPNKVGCERCSKGVADSQSEFKSPFEVFSNVQNTIMMNMGMGEVIADISGGGDISCYPHLESLTAQFNQFSIKSHLGYSCGKGISDREIASRLINNGVEEATFTVFSTDPKLRQQWVRDKHPEEALNACRIFCENIKLTGASVIIPGVNDGDVLRQTCDDLESWGAKGFILMRFANTFNEGLILGNEPILKDHESQPVEEFGQLVKDLNNEYNFRITGTPLCDPETGGPFAIAKDENQIFLQFIKPVTGEATIITSKIAAPYIQNIFDKLEVESVNVVAVEKEIACLITKEDLETLDLSEIKDAVILPGRSFVHQLDAERILSADGIERIVGRGPDTLTVDGELSIDLTDENVIERELEDFNDLVDAINFFGMRRL
- a CDS encoding DUF1922 domain-containing protein → MYYIFRCDCGRVLYAKEGVATRKCVCGKTLKVKGRRIFKKVETREEASYAVQKMQDEIYGNTGFIKASDL
- a CDS encoding methanogenesis marker 7 protein, with the protein product MYETLTFTGGVHKSEEIKELIEDLGGFILQDNIMQMELVLNMAVPLNDVNKIEEKSEELLAKLSVAPMAGSEIAIVSPTLARHHLPHAACDISEYLREYGAKDNMIGLARGDGKGTSGISEEEKQLIEEHDIAVFALGSFETCIKTKAFLYDDINIPVIVTGAPDIPIEELPGADAYVGGLGRIPRRLRRGPDIRALDTLVETIEEILNNKKREMNLDPPLVPSIVVKNAIENQIPEIKDVISPAPVTTQLDGVRVKINYDKYHELIENIVIDGKKLSEIAEIKKSKMYDYILVKINSESSLIEDSN
- a CDS encoding TraB/GumN family protein, producing MRRECLTIIGTAHVSAESVEEVKDKIYEIQPDRVAIELDLARYTKLKNSMMGIEEDDSISVTKIIKENKVGLFLVTTVLSYFQSKIGEEVDVAPGSEMVGAIEAAEDLGIPLALIDRNINTTLERALNRMSFIDKIKFLIGLLTTDTDDEEIDIEELKNPDKLDDLLEMFKDEAPGIYEVLVHERDAYLAGSLLRIPEDKVVAVVGAGHQPGINRYLDNPETIPPLEELNKIIDKKGIPWTKIILALIPILFVVIFFLAFLNGINITYNIYQFIGISMLMGFLGSILSGSKIQSAIVGGLVAPLTIIHPLLAAGWFSGLTEAKYRKVRQRDIKNLAHFDGFRDLWNNNIFRVLLVVIGTNLAVSIATLVILPSQVFIPLFMQIFGG